In Onthophagus taurus isolate NC chromosome 6, IU_Otau_3.0, whole genome shotgun sequence, a genomic segment contains:
- the LOC111416239 gene encoding glyoxylate/hydroxypyruvate reductase A-like — translation MNSTHISVLTKIPLLLQELTSILPKINFKEVKTVTDPLLKQSEIIICDYDLIAPVLNDLPNTKWIQGTWAGVDKLLPSVNPEKPLPFTITRFSGKHFGRMMSEYVISQIVSHERSFEQINMNQKESLWNQDGKFSEFRVISDLNIGVMGLGQIGSWVVQILNMLGASVFGFGRKSDPDVAIKPYLNEYFTNTNTNLVDFLKKCDYVINILPNTVETKGLLSGGVLKNCKDRNAVFINIGRGSIISDEDLIEAMNKKWLSAAILDVFNTEPLPKESPLWKLPQVKITPHVSAPSRGKDIAEQFKENYHQYKNNGNLSAVLNIKSGY, via the exons ATGAATTCTACACATATTTcagttttaacaaaaattcctCTATTATTACAAGAGTTAACATCAATTTTAcctaaaataaactttaaggAAGTAAAAACAg taactgatccattattaaaacaatcggaaataataatatgtGATTATGATTTAATAGCACctgttttaaatgatttaccCAACACCAAATGGATTCAGGGTACTTGGGCTGGAGTGGATAAACTTTTACCGAGTGTAAATCCAGAAAAACCTCTCCCATTTACAATAACTAGGTTTTCAGGAAAACATTTTGGTCGAATGATGTCTGAGTATGTTATAAGCCAGATTGTAAGCCATGAACGGAGTTTTGAACAAATTAAtatgaatcaaaaagaatCCCTTTGGAATCAGGATGGGAAGTTTTCTGAATTTAGAGTGATTTCTGATTTAAATATTGGTGTAATGGGATTGGGGCAAATAGGAAGTTGGG tgGTGCAAATTTTGAACATGTTAGGCGCTTCTGTTTTTGGATTTGGGAGAAAATCAGATCCTGATGTTGCTATAAAACCATATTTGAATGAATATTTTACCAatacaaatacaaatttagttgattttttgaagaaatgtgattatgttataaatatattaccAAATACAGTTGAAACTAAGGGTTTATTAAGTGGaggtgttttaaaaaattgcaaag ATCGTAACGctgtttttataaacattggAAGAGGTTCTATCATATCAGATGAAGATCTTATTGAAGCAATGAACAAAAAGTGGTTATCTGCAGCTATTTTGGATGTGTTTAACACAGAACCTTTACCTAAAGAAAGTCCTTTATGGAAATTGCCTCAA GTAAAAATAACTCCCCATGTCTCAGCTCCAAGTCGAGGTAAAGACATTGCAGaacaatttaaagaaaattatcatcaatataaaaataatggaaatttatctgctgttttaaatattaaaagtggatactaa
- the LOC111416236 gene encoding ATP synthase subunit delta, mitochondrial → MASVRSFSRLLTRQTFNTVSRRGYADEMKFTLAAGNQVFYDSANVKQVDVPSFSGAFGILPKHVPTLAVLKPGVVTVFENEGTVKKIFVSSGTVTINEDSSVQVLAEEAAPVEQIDVSAAREILSKAQSELQSASTDEAKAEAQIAIEVGEALVSSAQ, encoded by the exons ATGGCCTCAGTACGTTCCTTTTCTCGTTTATTAACCCGTCAGACGTTCAACACCGTCTCAAGAAGAGGATATGCGGATGAAATGAAATTCACTCTTGCTGCAGGCAATCAG gtATTTTACGACTCAGCTAATGTAAAACAAGTCGATGTCCCCTCATTTTCTGGAGCTTTTGGTATTTTACCAAAACATGTCCCAACCTTAGCAGTGTTAAAACCTGGAGTGGTcacagtttttgaaaatgaaggaACAGTTAAGAAAATCTTTGTTTCAAGCGGAACTGTTACAATAAATGAAGATTCTTCAGTACAAGTTTTAGCTGAAGAAGCAGCGCCGGTAGAACAGATTGATGTTTCTGCTGCTAGAGAAATTTTGAGTAAAGCCCAATCAGAACTTCAGTCTGCTTCTACAGATGag gctAAAGCTGAAGCACAAATTGCAATTGAAGTTGGTGAAGCCTTAGTTAGCTCAGCTCAGTAA